One genomic segment of Zea mays cultivar B73 unplaced genomic scaffold, Zm-B73-REFERENCE-NAM-5.0 scaffold_61, whole genome shotgun sequence includes these proteins:
- the LOC118475742 gene encoding ATP synthase subunit alpha, mitochondrial has product MEFSPRAAELTTLLESRMINFYTNLKVDEIGRVVSVGDGIARVYGLNEIQAGEMVEFASGVKGIALNLENENVGIVVFGSDTAIKEGDLVKRTGSIVDVPAGKAMLGRVVDALGVPIDGKGALSDHERRRVEVKAPGIIERKSVHEPMQTGLKAVDSLVPIGRGQRELIIGDRQTGKTAIAIDTILNQKQMNSRGTNESETLYCVYVAIGQKRSTVAQLVQILSEANALEYSMLVAATASDPAPLQFLAPYSGCAMGEYFRDNGMHALIIYDDLSKQAVAYRQMSLLLRRPPGREAFPGDVFYLHSRLLERAAKRSDQTGAGSLTALPVIETQAGDVSAYIPTNVISITDGQICLETELFYRGIRPAINVGLSVSRVGSAAQLKAMKQVCGSSKLELAQYREVAAFAQFGSDLDAATQALLNRGARLTEVPKQPQYEPLPIEKQIVVIYAAVNGFCDRMPLDRISQYEKNILSTINPELLKSFLEKGGLTNERKMEPDASLKESALNL; this is encoded by the coding sequence ATGGAATTCTCACCAAGAGCTGCGGAACTCACGACTCTATTAGAAAGTAGAATGATCAACTTTTACACGAATTTGAAAGTGGATGAGATCGGTCGAGTGGTCTCAGTTGGAGATGGGATTGCACGAGTTTACGGATTGAACGAGATTCAAGCAGGAGAAATGGTGGAATTTGCCAGCGGTGTGAAAGGAATAGCCTTGAATCTTGAGAATGAGAATGTAGGTATTGTTGTCTTTGGTAGTGATACCGCTATTAAAGAAGGAGATCTTGTCAAGCGCACTGGATCTATTGTGGATGTTCCTGCGGGAAAGGCCATGTTAGGCCGTGTGGTCGACGCCTTGGGAGTACCTATTGATGGAAAAGGGGCTCTAAGCGATCACGAACGAAGACGTGTCGAAGTGAAAGCCCCAGGGATTATTGAACGTAAATCTGTCCACGAACCTATGCAAACAGGCTTAAAAGCAGTGGATAGCCTGGTTCCTATAGGCCGTGGTCAACGAGAACTTATAATCGGGGACAGACAAACTGGAAAAACAGCAATAGCTATCGATACTATATTAAACCAAAAGCAAATGAACTCAAGGGGCACAAATGAGAGTGAGACATTGTATTGTGTCTATGTTGCGATTGGACAAAAACGCTCGACTGTGGCACAATTAGTTCAAATTCTGTCAGAAGCGAATGCTTTGGAATATTCCATGCTTGTAGCAGCCACCGCTTCGGATCCAGCTCCTCTGCAATTTCTGGCCCCATATTCTGGGTGTGCCATGGGGGAATATTTCCGCGATAATGGAATGCATGCATTAATTATATATGATGATCTAAGTAAACAGGCGGTGGCATATCGACAAATGTCATTATTGTTACGCCGACCACCAGGCCGTGAGGCTTTCCCCGGGGATGTTTTCTATTTACATTCCCGTCTCTTAGAAAGAGCCGCTAAACGATCGGACCAGACAGGTGCAGGTAGCTTGACTGCGTTACCCGTGATTGAAACACAAGCTGGAGACGTATCGGCCTATATCCCCACCAATGTGATCTCCATTACAGATGGACAAATCTGTTTGGAAACAGAGCTCTTTTATCGCGGAATTAGACCAGCTATTAACGTTGGCTTATCCGTCAGTCGCGTCGGGTCCGCCGCTCAGTTGAAAGCTATGAAACAAGTCTGCGGTAGTTCAAAACTGGAATTGGCACAATATCGCGAAGTGGCCGCCTTCGCTCAATTTGGGTCAGACCTTGATGCTGCGACTCAGGCATTACTCAATAGAGGTGCAAGGCTTACAGAAGTGCCCAAACAACCACAATATGAGCCACTTCCAATTGAAAAACAAATTGTTGTTATTTATGCTGCTGTCAACGGCTTCTGTGATCGAATGCCACTAGACAGAATTTCTCAATATGAAAAAAACATTCTAAGTACTATTAATCCTGAATTACTAAAATCCTTCTTAGAAAAAGGTGGCTTAACTAACGAAAGAAAGATGGAACCTGATGCTTCTTTAAAAGAAAGCGCTTTAAATTTATGA